One window of Metamycoplasma arthritidis genomic DNA carries:
- the rplR gene encoding 50S ribosomal protein L18: MLSRNQKRQAKHLKITNKLKKGSAKVPRVCVFKSLHHFYAQAINDEKHITIASFSTKQLAEPKNNIEAAGLVGKEFASKLKAAKIQTIVFDRSGYIYHGKIKAFCEALRAEGIKF, encoded by the coding sequence ATGCTTTCAAGAAATCAAAAACGTCAAGCTAAACACTTAAAAATTACTAATAAGCTAAAAAAAGGCTCGGCAAAAGTGCCTCGTGTATGTGTCTTTAAGTCACTACACCACTTCTATGCTCAAGCTATTAACGACGAAAAACATATTACCATCGCTTCATTTTCAACAAAACAATTAGCAGAACCAAAAAACAATATTGAAGCAGCTGGTTTGGTTGGCAAAGAATTTGCAAGCAAACTAAAAGCTGCCAAAATCCAAACTATCGTATTCGATCGTTCAGGATACATCTACCACGGAAAAATTAAAGCATTTTGTGAAGCCTTAAGAGCAGAAGGGATTAAATTCTAA
- the rpsE gene encoding 30S ribosomal protein S5 produces the protein MTSQDNIKDILEKGKIPTKEEASAAVKAKKAAPTKIVAAKETSTNAPKTRENATKDGQSRPHRSFSKPRQDFREHPEFEEKVVDVARVTTVVKGGRRFSFSAYVVVGDKKGKVGFGHGKANEVQDAIKKAVKDAQKNIIVVPIIKGTIPHEIKEKFVASKVQLRPAPKGAGIIASGTVRAVVELAGYTDISTKTYGSRTKQNIVQATINALKKVRTVEEIAKLRNVDVKHLLEK, from the coding sequence ATGACTAGTCAAGATAACATTAAAGACATTCTAGAAAAGGGTAAAATCCCAACTAAAGAAGAAGCTAGCGCCGCTGTTAAAGCTAAAAAAGCGGCTCCTACTAAAATAGTAGCTGCTAAAGAAACTTCAACAAATGCTCCTAAAACCCGTGAAAACGCTACAAAAGACGGCCAATCACGCCCTCATCGTAGTTTTTCAAAACCTCGTCAAGATTTTAGAGAACACCCTGAGTTCGAAGAAAAAGTTGTTGACGTTGCCAGAGTAACGACCGTTGTTAAAGGTGGACGGCGTTTCTCATTCTCAGCATATGTCGTTGTTGGGGATAAAAAAGGCAAAGTTGGCTTTGGCCATGGTAAAGCTAACGAAGTACAAGATGCTATTAAAAAAGCTGTGAAAGATGCACAAAAAAATATCATTGTTGTACCAATCATTAAAGGAACCATTCCTCACGAAATTAAAGAAAAATTCGTGGCCTCAAAAGTTCAGCTGCGTCCTGCACCTAAAGGAGCTGGAATTATTGCAAGTGGAACTGTTAGAGCCGTAGTTGAATTAGCAGGATATACTGATATTTCTACTAAAACCTATGGTTCAAGAACAAAACAAAACATTGTGCAAGCAACAATTAATGCCCTTAAAAAGGTTAGAACTGTTGAAGAAATTGCCAAATTACGTAATGTTGACGTAAAACACTTACTAGAAAAATAA
- the rplF gene encoding 50S ribosomal protein L6: MSRIGNRILKVPANTEVVIENNHITVKGKLGELHYSFSSLIKVNLENGEITTVRSNEEKTTKQLHGTTNAIIKNMLIGVSEGYKKEIEIKGVGYKATLKGNEIEVIAGYSHPVTLALPSNLKVELPKPTNIIISGIDKQAVGEFAANLRKIRKPSPYSGKGIMYKDEQIRRKEGKTASK, encoded by the coding sequence ATGTCAAGAATCGGAAATCGTATTTTAAAAGTACCAGCCAACACTGAAGTCGTTATTGAAAACAATCACATTACAGTTAAAGGTAAACTAGGAGAACTTCATTACAGCTTTTCTTCATTAATTAAAGTTAATTTAGAAAATGGCGAAATTACAACTGTTAGATCAAACGAAGAAAAAACTACAAAACAACTACACGGAACTACAAATGCTATTATTAAAAATATGTTAATTGGTGTGTCTGAAGGTTACAAAAAAGAAATCGAAATTAAAGGGGTAGGATACAAAGCTACTCTTAAGGGAAATGAAATTGAAGTGATTGCTGGATATTCGCATCCAGTGACCCTAGCACTTCCAAGCAACTTAAAAGTTGAACTACCAAAACCAACCAACATTATCATTTCAGGAATTGATAAACAAGCCGTTGGAGAATTTGCTGCTAATTTAAGAAAAATCAGAAAACCAAGCCCATATTCAGGCAAAGGTATTATGTATAAAGATGAACAAATTCGTCGTAAAGAAGGAAAAACTGCTTCTAAGTAG
- the secY gene encoding preprotein translocase subunit SecY has translation MAKKNAQLEREKNTEKLERKLAIDQFLNERRNSWQDWWRNHDLFKKILFTLFILTIFIAAGTITIPGVNLVNQNSITQGDFVGILNLVGGGGLRNFSIVALGIGPFISASLVMMILQTKAFPAIHRLSQSGPQGRIKINFITWFITVFFAVVQAFLITRALINPRSGFGITFAKQVTTVFGPNGNAIYGYFVLPIILISGSFFSLFLSEQITNKGVGNGTSLLIFVGIATNLIPTFRSAFEYYVPSVNKTSLVLRELINFFVYLLGYMLVIMVVVIFTIAERRIPIQQVGAGLSRNEKELSYLPIKANPAGIMSVIFSLMILSLPMMIGNLTNPNTSYYYYWVNNNLQLTQPLGFFLFIIITFGLSILMGIQQSKVDKISEDFAKSSTFIPGIRPGEQTESYLLDSVIRLSFFASFYLIVLGALQYIQQMFGMPASIAFGGTSIMILVSTAYETVQQVKARYKSQELARKRRQIRDLKEIYGEEEEDLIW, from the coding sequence ATGGCTAAAAAAAATGCGCAATTGGAAAGAGAAAAAAACACTGAAAAATTAGAGCGTAAGCTTGCAATTGATCAGTTTCTTAACGAAAGAAGAAATTCTTGACAAGATTGATGACGTAATCATGATCTTTTTAAAAAAATCCTCTTTACCCTTTTCATTTTGACCATTTTTATAGCAGCCGGGACAATTACTATTCCCGGCGTTAATCTTGTCAACCAAAATAGTATTACTCAAGGCGATTTTGTCGGCATTCTTAACTTGGTTGGGGGTGGCGGACTAAGAAACTTCTCAATCGTCGCCTTAGGAATTGGGCCATTTATTTCCGCTAGCCTAGTAATGATGATTTTACAAACTAAGGCTTTTCCAGCCATTCATCGACTAAGTCAATCAGGGCCACAAGGAAGAATTAAAATCAATTTTATTACTTGATTTATTACGGTTTTCTTTGCCGTTGTCCAAGCATTTTTAATCACAAGAGCATTGATCAATCCTCGTTCAGGCTTCGGTATTACTTTTGCTAAACAAGTAACAACGGTTTTTGGTCCAAATGGCAATGCAATTTATGGATATTTTGTCTTACCAATAATCTTAATTTCCGGATCATTTTTCTCACTATTTCTAAGTGAACAAATCACTAATAAAGGTGTGGGAAATGGTACTAGCTTATTAATTTTTGTTGGTATTGCCACTAACCTAATTCCTACTTTCCGTAGTGCTTTTGAATACTATGTTCCTTCGGTTAACAAAACTTCATTAGTACTAAGAGAGTTAATTAATTTCTTTGTCTATTTACTAGGATACATGCTAGTAATTATGGTTGTTGTAATCTTTACAATTGCCGAACGAAGAATTCCAATTCAACAAGTTGGAGCTGGTCTTTCACGAAATGAAAAAGAACTAAGTTATTTACCAATTAAAGCAAACCCAGCGGGAATTATGAGTGTAATTTTTTCACTAATGATTCTTAGTTTGCCCATGATGATTGGTAATCTAACTAATCCAAACACTAGTTACTATTACTATTGAGTTAATAATAATTTGCAACTAACACAACCACTTGGATTTTTCTTATTCATAATTATCACTTTTGGTCTTTCGATTCTAATGGGAATCCAACAATCAAAAGTTGATAAGATTAGTGAAGATTTTGCTAAGAGTAGTACTTTTATTCCTGGCATTAGACCAGGCGAACAAACCGAAAGTTATTTACTGGACTCAGTAATTAGATTATCGTTTTTTGCCTCATTTTATTTAATTGTTTTAGGAGCCTTGCAATACATTCAACAAATGTTTGGCATGCCCGCTTCAATTGCATTCGGTGGCACGAGCATTATGATTTTAGTATCAACCGCATATGAAACTGTGCAACAAGTAAAAGCACGGTACAAATCACAAGAACTAGCTCGTAAACGTCGGCAAATTCGTGATCTAAAAGAAATTTATGGTGAAGAGGAAGAGGATTTAATATGATAG